One Psychrobacillus glaciei genomic region harbors:
- a CDS encoding HAD hydrolase-like protein gives MKIELTSQGVELLDVFYCPHSKVKGCNCIKPQIGMIKQVIGKYPGINLGESFVIGDSAVDIELAIYIGIKGFGIGVGSN, from the coding sequence ATGAAAATTGAGTTAACTAGCCAAGGTGTTGAACTACTTGATGTCTTTTATTGTCCACATAGTAAAGTCAAAGGGTGTAATTGTATAAAGCCGCAAATTGGAATGATTAAGCAAGTAATCGGTAAATATCCTGGAATTAATTTAGGTGAATCCTTTGTTATTGGTGACTCAGCAGTTGATATAGAATTAGCGATATACATAGGAATTAAAGGTTTTGGAATAGGAGTAGGTTCTAATTAA
- a CDS encoding HAD family hydrolase, translated as MRVAFFDRDGTIIEDYPDHGWTGIEHPVFIDGSINTLREVTRKGYKIIIVTNQYIINERYISIDQYQDINNK; from the coding sequence TTGAGAGTTGCATTCTTTGATAGAGATGGCACTATAATTGAGGATTATCCGGACCATGGATGGACTGGAATAGAGCATCCAGTATTTATTGATGGTTCAATTAACACATTAAGAGAAGTCACGAGGAAAGGTTATAAAATAATAATTGTTACCAATCAATACATTATTAACGAAAGATACATTTCGATTGACCAATACCAAGATATAAATAATAAATGA
- the ltrA gene encoding group II intron reverse transcriptase/maturase, producing MELLEEILNNQNMNQAYKRVYRNKGTSGIDGVTVEDLKVHLREHKDELRDQIRKRKYQPTPALRVEIPKENGNMRKLGIPTVVDRVVQQAISQILGPIFEKQFSEYSYGFRPRRSCEMAIIQALEYINDGHEWLVDIDLERFFDTVHHDKLMRIISHTIKDGDVISLIRKYLISGVMVNGKYEATPVGTPQGGNLSPLLSNIMLNELDKELEARGLRFVRYADDSLIFVKSEKAANRVLSSITEFIENKLGLKVNTGKSRISRPSETKFLGFGFYYDSTKQRFQPRPHGMSIQKFQRKLRQLTKRNWGISLDDRIIKLKQVIFGWTNYFKIANMKKILGTIDAKLRSRIRIIIWKQWKNNKKRIKSLVQLGIPKEEAKGLTYCRKGYRFIGLSKVVHRALSNKRLRQRGIPFALDHYLIVHTEI from the coding sequence GTGGAGCTTTTAGAAGAAATCCTAAACAATCAAAATATGAATCAAGCCTATAAGCGAGTGTACCGTAATAAAGGCACGAGTGGAATAGACGGAGTGACTGTGGAAGATTTGAAGGTACACCTAAGGGAACATAAGGATGAACTGCGGGATCAAATTCGGAAAAGGAAATACCAGCCAACGCCGGCATTACGAGTCGAGATTCCAAAAGAAAATGGAAATATGCGTAAACTAGGTATTCCAACAGTTGTCGACAGAGTGGTACAACAAGCGATTAGCCAAATACTCGGCCCCATATTCGAAAAACAATTCAGCGAATACAGCTATGGTTTCCGACCAAGAAGAAGCTGCGAAATGGCAATTATCCAGGCTTTGGAATATATAAATGACGGACATGAATGGTTAGTAGATATTGACTTAGAGCGATTCTTTGATACAGTTCATCACGACAAGCTGATGAGAATCATCTCCCATACGATTAAAGATGGAGATGTAATTTCCCTCATACGGAAATACCTTATAAGTGGTGTGATGGTCAATGGAAAGTATGAAGCTACACCAGTAGGAACACCGCAAGGTGGCAACCTTAGTCCACTTTTAAGCAATATTATGTTGAATGAACTGGACAAGGAACTGGAGGCAAGAGGACTGCGTTTCGTAAGATACGCAGATGATAGCCTTATTTTCGTCAAAAGTGAGAAAGCAGCAAACAGAGTACTTTCTTCCATTACAGAATTTATCGAGAACAAATTGGGATTGAAAGTGAATACGGGAAAAAGTAGAATCTCACGACCTAGTGAAACAAAATTTCTAGGATTCGGTTTCTATTATGATTCTACTAAGCAGAGGTTTCAACCAAGACCACATGGAATGTCGATTCAGAAATTTCAAAGGAAACTGCGCCAGCTAACAAAAAGAAACTGGGGCATCTCACTTGATGACAGAATCATCAAGCTGAAACAAGTCATTTTCGGTTGGACCAACTATTTCAAGATAGCCAACATGAAGAAAATCCTTGGGACAATAGACGCAAAGCTCCGTTCTAGAATTCGGATAATTATTTGGAAGCAGTGGAAGAACAATAAAAAGAGAATAAAGTCTCTCGTTCAACTTGGCATACCAAAGGAAGAAGCCAAAGGTTTAACCTACTGTAGAAAAGGTTACCGATTCATTGGGTTATCGAAGGTCGTACACAGAGCCTTGTCTAACAAGCGACTAAGGCAGAGGGGAATCCCCTTTGCCTTAGACCACTATCTAATAGTACACACTGAAATATAA
- a CDS encoding YihY/virulence factor BrkB family protein gives MERNRIKEELQEGNTSSSTTWRENMKFLSIRKKQTRSTEPQDLTTWSGYFKHLLRHIQRADITGLGAQLAYFFLLSLFPMLIFIMTLLPYINLDEAQVFRFLENYAPKEVYMLIEGTVSDVLGNRNGGLLSIGILGTIWSASKGMNAIEMSLNRSYELEETRPFFIVRGLSVIFTLLMIVLLVVALVLPVFGQQIGTILFSYFGFEKGFLELWNNIRWIISPLVIFIVFTALYWIVPNKKLLLRSVIPGAVFATLGWIIVSLGFSYYVSSFSNYSSTYGSIGGIIVLMLWLYLSGIILLVGGQVNAVMQERKNAFLQKKAKGLKSNPFG, from the coding sequence GTGGAGCGTAATCGTATAAAAGAGGAATTACAAGAAGGAAATACTTCATCCTCAACTACTTGGCGTGAAAATATGAAGTTTTTATCTATTAGAAAAAAGCAAACCCGCAGTACGGAACCGCAAGATTTAACGACCTGGTCCGGATACTTTAAGCATTTACTAAGACATATTCAGAGAGCAGATATTACAGGATTAGGAGCACAACTTGCTTATTTTTTCCTCTTATCATTGTTTCCAATGCTTATTTTTATCATGACGTTATTACCATATATAAACTTGGATGAAGCACAAGTATTTCGGTTTTTAGAAAACTATGCGCCAAAAGAGGTATATATGCTTATTGAGGGAACCGTATCAGATGTATTAGGAAATCGCAATGGAGGATTACTATCTATCGGAATTCTTGGTACCATTTGGTCGGCATCGAAAGGCATGAATGCTATTGAGATGTCATTAAATAGATCTTATGAGTTAGAAGAAACCAGACCATTTTTTATAGTAAGAGGTTTATCAGTTATTTTTACCCTACTCATGATTGTACTACTTGTTGTCGCACTAGTATTACCTGTATTTGGTCAACAAATTGGAACTATTCTATTTTCCTATTTCGGATTTGAAAAAGGATTTCTTGAACTTTGGAATAATATCAGATGGATAATCAGCCCACTTGTTATTTTTATAGTATTCACTGCTCTATATTGGATTGTCCCAAACAAAAAGTTATTATTAAGAAGTGTAATTCCTGGAGCAGTTTTTGCTACATTAGGGTGGATTATTGTGTCGTTAGGATTCTCTTATTATGTTAGTAGCTTTAGCAACTATTCTTCCACTTATGGAAGTATAGGAGGAATCATTGTTCTAATGTTGTGGTTATATTTATCGGGAATTATTTTATTAGTGGGCGGGCAGGTAAATGCAGTAATGCAAGAAAGAAAGAATGCATTTTTACAGAAAAAAGCAAAGGGTCTAAAATCTAACCCATTCGGTTGA
- a CDS encoding YtxH domain-containing protein, whose product MSESKLAKGIVCGALIGGALTMLDRSTRDTVAQKSRYIGKQIRYYSKNRQELITTLEDQITKWKSFYDQFASDATYISQKVNEVKGITPQVKTLLTDTKEVFTQSKEEYKSIVIPESDENIVKQ is encoded by the coding sequence ATGAGTGAATCTAAATTAGCAAAAGGGATTGTTTGTGGAGCATTAATAGGTGGAGCGCTAACTATGTTAGATCGGTCGACAAGAGATACGGTTGCACAGAAATCTAGATATATTGGAAAACAAATTCGATATTACAGTAAAAATAGACAAGAACTAATAACGACCCTTGAAGATCAAATAACGAAATGGAAATCATTTTACGATCAGTTTGCTTCTGATGCAACGTACATATCACAAAAAGTAAATGAAGTGAAAGGAATTACACCACAAGTCAAAACGCTACTTACGGATACAAAAGAAGTATTTACTCAATCGAAAGAAGAATACAAATCAATTGTTATCCCTGAATCGGATGAAAATATCGTGAAACAATAA
- a CDS encoding alanine/glycine:cation symporter family protein, with amino-acid sequence MEALNNFLGNVSSFLWGIPLLILIVGTGIYLTVRVGFLQIRLLPTALRLVFSKKHDKTAEGDISQFQALTTALAATVGTGNIVGVATAVVLGGPGAIFWMWFSAFFGMATKYSEAILAVRFRVKDSKGQMAGGPMYYLEHGLKQKWLAVLFAIFGAIAAFGIGNGTQSNSVAGVVKSTFGLDTWITGVVLTIFTALVILGGIKSIGNVTAIFVPVMALFYLLAGIIVMVMNITAIPDAFATIFKMAFSAEAATGGAIGAAIRYGIARGVFSNEAGLGSAPIAAAAARTDLPGRQALVSMTQVFLDTFLICSITGVTIVMSGMYKDTSLAANQLTSASFGHFLGNFGPYVVAIGLIFFASSTIFGWAYYGEKCFQYLFKNPSLLIIYRIAFVIMVFIGSVVSLDLIWTFSDITNALMAIPNLIGLLGLSGIVVYETKRIQDKLKEEKLAAKAAKSI; translated from the coding sequence ATGGAAGCTTTAAATAATTTTTTAGGTAACGTATCTTCTTTTTTATGGGGAATACCATTACTAATATTAATCGTTGGGACAGGTATTTATTTAACGGTTCGTGTAGGTTTTTTACAAATCCGCCTTTTACCTACTGCTTTAAGATTGGTATTTTCTAAAAAGCACGATAAAACTGCAGAGGGAGATATTTCTCAATTCCAAGCCCTTACAACCGCACTTGCTGCAACTGTTGGTACAGGAAATATCGTAGGGGTTGCTACTGCCGTTGTGCTCGGAGGACCTGGAGCCATCTTCTGGATGTGGTTCTCAGCTTTCTTCGGAATGGCTACGAAATATAGTGAAGCAATTTTAGCCGTAAGATTCCGAGTAAAAGATTCAAAAGGTCAAATGGCCGGTGGTCCGATGTACTACTTAGAACATGGTTTAAAACAAAAATGGTTAGCAGTTCTCTTTGCAATTTTTGGTGCCATTGCTGCATTTGGTATTGGAAACGGGACTCAATCTAACTCAGTTGCAGGAGTAGTAAAATCCACTTTTGGATTAGATACTTGGATTACAGGGGTTGTCCTTACAATATTTACTGCACTTGTTATTCTTGGAGGAATTAAATCTATTGGTAATGTAACTGCTATTTTTGTACCAGTAATGGCCCTATTTTATTTATTGGCTGGAATTATCGTTATGGTAATGAATATTACTGCAATTCCTGATGCATTTGCTACTATTTTCAAAATGGCATTTTCTGCTGAAGCAGCAACAGGCGGTGCAATTGGTGCGGCTATTCGTTACGGTATCGCACGTGGGGTATTCTCTAATGAGGCTGGTCTAGGGTCTGCTCCAATTGCTGCAGCAGCTGCAAGAACGGATTTACCAGGTCGTCAAGCTCTTGTTTCCATGACACAAGTATTTTTAGATACATTCCTTATATGCTCGATTACAGGTGTTACAATTGTAATGTCAGGTATGTATAAAGATACTAGTCTAGCTGCAAATCAATTAACTTCGGCTTCATTTGGACATTTCCTTGGTAATTTTGGTCCGTACGTTGTTGCTATTGGATTAATTTTCTTTGCCTCTTCTACTATTTTCGGTTGGGCATATTATGGTGAGAAATGTTTCCAATACTTATTTAAAAATCCGTCTTTATTAATCATATATCGTATTGCATTTGTAATCATGGTATTTATCGGTTCAGTGGTTTCTCTTGATTTAATCTGGACTTTCTCTGATATTACTAACGCTTTAATGGCTATTCCTAACTTAATTGGGTTACTTGGTCTATCTGGAATAGTTGTTTATGAAACTAAACGTATCCAAGATAAATTAAAAGAGGAAAAACTAGCGGCTAAAGCAGCAAAATCTATTTAG
- a CDS encoding DUF1128 domain-containing protein, protein MNLSQPSVENVTYMIETIKEKLRMVNVDAMKPENFNATEYEDLVYLYEMVKKRESFSPSEMQAIAAELGNLRK, encoded by the coding sequence ATGAATTTATCACAGCCTTCTGTTGAAAATGTTACGTATATGATTGAAACAATAAAAGAGAAGCTTCGTATGGTAAACGTAGATGCTATGAAACCAGAGAATTTTAATGCGACTGAATACGAGGATTTGGTCTACTTGTATGAAATGGTGAAAAAAAGAGAATCGTTTAGTCCAAGCGAAATGCAAGCAATCGCAGCAGAACTTGGAAACTTACGAAAGTAA
- a CDS encoding pseudouridine-5'-phosphate glycosidase: MREFLTFSKEVEEGMAAGKAIVALESTIISHGMPYPQNVEMAREVEQIIRENGAVPATIAIMDGKIKIGLSEEELETLGTSKNARKTSRRDLPYVVASKEIGATTVATTMICAELAGIKMFVTGGIGGVHRGAETTMDISADLEELASTNVAVVCAGAKSILDIGLTLEYLETKGVPVVGYQTDAFPAFYTATSAFNANFRLDEPQEVANMLKVKWDLGLKGGAIIANPIPVEHSMEEAYIIEIIEKALKEAEENGIKGKDVTPFLLGKVKELTEGKSLESNIALVYNNAKVGAKIAVELNKL, from the coding sequence ATGAGAGAATTTTTAACATTTTCAAAAGAAGTAGAAGAAGGAATGGCAGCAGGGAAAGCAATTGTTGCTTTAGAATCGACAATTATTTCACACGGAATGCCTTACCCACAAAACGTAGAAATGGCAAGAGAAGTGGAGCAAATTATACGTGAGAATGGTGCTGTTCCAGCAACAATTGCCATTATGGATGGGAAGATTAAAATAGGTCTTTCAGAAGAAGAGCTTGAAACACTAGGCACAAGTAAAAATGCACGAAAAACTTCTAGAAGAGATCTTCCTTATGTAGTAGCTTCCAAAGAAATTGGTGCAACAACAGTAGCAACAACGATGATTTGTGCAGAGCTAGCAGGTATTAAAATGTTTGTAACTGGTGGTATCGGTGGAGTTCATAGAGGTGCAGAAACGACGATGGATATTTCAGCAGACTTAGAAGAACTAGCTTCTACTAATGTAGCGGTCGTATGTGCTGGTGCAAAATCTATTTTGGACATAGGTCTGACACTTGAATATTTAGAAACAAAAGGCGTTCCTGTTGTCGGATACCAAACGGATGCATTCCCGGCATTTTATACGGCGACTAGTGCATTTAACGCAAACTTCCGTCTGGATGAGCCACAAGAGGTTGCAAACATGCTAAAAGTGAAATGGGATCTAGGTTTAAAAGGTGGAGCAATTATTGCAAATCCAATCCCTGTTGAGCATTCAATGGAAGAAGCATATATTATTGAAATTATTGAAAAGGCTTTAAAAGAAGCTGAAGAAAACGGCATTAAAGGGAAAGACGTTACACCATTTTTACTTGGAAAAGTAAAAGAATTAACAGAAGGAAAAAGTTTAGAATCGAATATTGCATTAGTTTACAATAATGCAAAAGTAGGCGCTAAGATTGCTGTTGAACTAAATAAACTATAA
- a CDS encoding carbohydrate kinase yields the protein MQPKEIQILQYLRKNPYASQLEIADTLNMSRPAVANIISQLIRNGQITGRAYILPEKNEIICIGGANLDRKYSVKNKLQMGTSNPTTSSQSVGGVARNIAENIGRLGHSVRLLSVVGNDIEYQIIEKASSNWMNLFSVEKLANYSTGTYSAVLDRQGEMLFALANMEIYDQLSVEYMKKQESHLSNAQLLIVDMNCPKEVIEYLQTLAMGKNISLAIIPVSSPKMERMPDNLHGIEWIILNRDEAEAYLHMKIIDESSWKKAAQTFVQKGVNHVVITNGSQGVMYSSESIDSTYVPAMQVDHVVDVTGAGDAFVSGTLHAWLEGNDLKSAISAGMLNASKTLQSAETVRTELSKITLNNELEEYLS from the coding sequence ATGCAACCAAAAGAAATACAAATTTTACAGTACCTTCGAAAAAATCCGTATGCGTCTCAATTAGAAATAGCAGATACTCTTAATATGTCCAGACCTGCAGTAGCCAATATTATTTCTCAATTAATTCGGAATGGTCAAATAACAGGAAGAGCATACATACTTCCTGAAAAAAATGAGATCATTTGTATCGGTGGCGCAAATTTAGATCGAAAATATTCAGTTAAAAATAAATTACAAATGGGTACTTCTAATCCAACTACGAGCTCCCAAAGTGTTGGAGGAGTAGCAAGAAATATAGCTGAGAATATAGGTAGACTAGGGCATAGTGTACGTTTGTTATCGGTAGTTGGGAATGATATCGAGTATCAGATAATAGAAAAAGCTTCTAGTAATTGGATGAACTTATTTTCTGTAGAAAAACTTGCTAATTATTCTACTGGCACATATTCTGCCGTATTAGATAGGCAAGGCGAGATGCTTTTTGCACTAGCTAATATGGAAATATATGATCAACTATCTGTTGAATACATGAAAAAACAAGAGTCTCATCTTTCGAATGCACAACTATTAATCGTGGATATGAATTGTCCAAAAGAAGTAATTGAATACTTACAAACACTTGCAATGGGAAAAAATATCTCACTCGCAATTATTCCTGTATCTTCTCCTAAGATGGAGAGAATGCCGGATAACTTGCATGGAATAGAGTGGATCATTTTAAACCGCGACGAGGCTGAAGCATATTTACACATGAAAATCATTGATGAATCATCATGGAAAAAAGCTGCACAAACTTTTGTACAAAAAGGTGTCAATCATGTTGTTATTACAAATGGTAGTCAAGGCGTAATGTATTCGAGTGAATCCATTGATTCGACATACGTTCCTGCGATGCAAGTAGATCATGTAGTAGACGTCACTGGAGCTGGAGATGCTTTTGTCTCTGGTACGCTTCATGCATGGTTGGAAGGAAACGATCTAAAATCGGCAATAAGTGCTGGCATGTTAAATGCGAGTAAAACTTTACAATCTGCAGAGACTGTTCGTACAGAGCTTTCTAAAATTACGCTAAATAATGAATTGGAGGAATATTTATCATGA
- the motB gene encoding flagellar motor protein MotB — translation MAKKHKKHKEEEHMDESWLIPYADILTLLLALFIVLFASSTVDQQKLQQMSQVFSEVFDGGNGLMEHPSPIDVPITPDQTNENENEQSSAYIEDQQALSAIKASVDEYIAVNALEKQFATKLTDEGLLVTIRENILFDTGKAQVKSEYRQIAEDISDLLVFDPPRNVVITGHTDNIPISSSEFSSNWELSVMRSVNFLKILVSKGTIDPLYFSAKGYGEFKPVASNDTAVGRAKNRRVEVLIQPRVLQDGTLNDAPK, via the coding sequence TTGGCAAAGAAGCATAAAAAACATAAAGAAGAAGAACATATGGACGAGTCTTGGCTTATTCCATATGCGGATATATTGACTTTATTATTAGCGCTATTTATTGTGCTGTTTGCATCCAGTACAGTTGATCAACAAAAACTCCAACAAATGTCACAAGTCTTCAGTGAGGTGTTTGATGGGGGCAATGGTTTAATGGAACATCCTTCTCCGATAGATGTGCCAATAACGCCAGATCAAACGAATGAAAATGAAAATGAGCAAAGTTCAGCTTATATTGAAGATCAACAAGCACTGTCAGCTATTAAAGCTAGTGTAGATGAGTATATAGCAGTCAATGCACTAGAAAAGCAGTTCGCAACGAAATTGACGGATGAAGGGCTTCTTGTTACAATCCGTGAGAATATTTTGTTTGATACGGGAAAAGCACAAGTAAAATCTGAATATCGCCAAATTGCCGAAGACATATCTGATCTTTTAGTATTTGATCCTCCTAGAAATGTCGTTATAACAGGACATACAGATAATATACCAATTTCAAGTAGTGAGTTTTCCTCTAACTGGGAACTAAGTGTTATGCGTTCAGTAAATTTCCTGAAAATTTTAGTTAGTAAAGGTACAATTGATCCGTTGTACTTTAGTGCAAAAGGTTATGGTGAATTTAAGCCAGTTGCTTCTAATGATACAGCAGTAGGCCGCGCTAAAAACCGACGTGTAGAAGTGTTAATCCAACCTCGTGTGTTACAAGATGGTACTTTAAACGATGCACCTAAATAA
- the motA gene encoding flagellar motor stator protein MotA encodes MDISTVVGLIIAFVSLLVGMYLKGVGPGSLLVPAAILIIIFGTIAAVVIAFPMNELKRVPKLFGVIFKDKKLADDSEVIKMFSSWADLARREGLLALESKIADVDDPFLKNGLTLAIDGQNADYIRDVLTEEIDALEDRHIGGALIFSQAGTYAPTLGVLGAVVGLIAALKNLNDIDSLGHAISAAFVATLLGIFTGYIIWHPFANKLKRKSKQEVRQKTMMLEGILSVLEGDAPRVIEQKLASYLSMSDRKKIMSESGEAGFGKEA; translated from the coding sequence ATGGATATATCGACGGTTGTTGGTCTCATCATTGCGTTTGTTTCATTATTAGTTGGGATGTATTTAAAAGGAGTTGGTCCAGGAAGTTTATTAGTTCCTGCAGCTATCTTAATTATTATATTTGGAACAATTGCTGCTGTAGTAATTGCTTTTCCGATGAATGAATTGAAAAGGGTACCAAAGCTATTTGGTGTAATATTCAAAGATAAAAAACTTGCAGATGATAGTGAAGTTATTAAAATGTTTTCTAGTTGGGCTGATTTAGCACGTAGAGAAGGCTTACTCGCACTGGAAAGTAAGATTGCGGATGTAGATGATCCATTCTTAAAAAATGGGTTAACATTAGCAATTGATGGACAAAATGCGGATTATATTAGAGATGTACTAACAGAAGAAATCGATGCTTTAGAAGACAGACATATTGGTGGAGCTTTAATATTTTCGCAAGCAGGTACATATGCCCCTACACTAGGAGTGCTAGGAGCAGTTGTCGGACTAATTGCAGCCCTTAAAAACTTAAATGATATTGATTCATTAGGACATGCTATATCAGCAGCTTTTGTTGCGACATTACTAGGTATTTTCACTGGGTATATTATTTGGCATCCATTTGCAAATAAGCTTAAACGCAAATCTAAGCAAGAGGTTCGTCAAAAAACGATGATGTTAGAAGGGATTCTTTCCGTATTAGAAGGAGACGCTCCTCGTGTTATTGAACAAAAGTTAGCCTCGTATTTGTCGATGTCAGATCGCAAGAAAATTATGAGCGAAAGCGGGGAGGCTGGCTTTGGCAAAGAAGCATAA
- a CDS encoding aminopeptidase: MSPFNEKLEKYAALAVEVGVNIQPGQTLFIASSIDSVELVRLITKKAYEVGANQVLVDFSDDEITRLRYELAPKESFEFFPSWKVQEKELLAEQGAAFMSIMSQSPDLLKGVDTSKIAAFQKAAGTALSKYRQYMQSDKVSWTVIASPSKEWAKMVFPNVAEEEQVSALWDAIFKAVRADLEDPVSAWKEHDKLLHMKVDYLNDKNYKKLHYTAPGTDLTIELPAGHLWCGASSVNEKGDDFMANMPTEEVFTVPLKTGVDGYVASTKPLSYGGNIIDNFTVSFENGRIVKVEAEEGQLVLEDLVATDEGAHYLGEVALVPHDSPISNSNLLFYNTLFDENASNHLAIGSAYAFCLKGGKTMSREELAKNGLNDSITHVDFMVGSDKMNIDGVKEDGTTEPIFRNGNWAF, from the coding sequence ATGTCACCATTTAATGAAAAGCTTGAGAAATACGCTGCACTTGCTGTAGAAGTTGGGGTTAATATTCAACCTGGTCAGACTTTATTTATTGCTTCTTCAATTGACAGTGTGGAACTTGTTCGATTAATTACAAAAAAGGCGTATGAGGTTGGTGCCAATCAAGTTCTTGTAGATTTTTCTGACGATGAAATCACTCGCTTACGCTATGAACTAGCTCCTAAAGAATCTTTTGAGTTCTTCCCATCATGGAAAGTACAAGAAAAAGAATTATTAGCTGAGCAAGGCGCTGCATTTATGAGCATTATGAGCCAAAGTCCGGACCTTTTAAAAGGAGTGGATACTAGTAAAATTGCTGCATTCCAAAAAGCAGCTGGGACAGCATTAAGTAAATATCGCCAATATATGCAATCCGATAAAGTTAGTTGGACAGTAATTGCTTCTCCTTCAAAAGAATGGGCTAAAATGGTGTTCCCGAATGTTGCAGAAGAAGAACAAGTTTCTGCACTTTGGGATGCTATTTTCAAAGCAGTAAGAGCAGATTTAGAAGATCCAGTTTCGGCATGGAAAGAGCACGATAAACTACTTCACATGAAAGTAGATTATTTAAATGACAAAAATTACAAAAAACTTCACTATACAGCTCCTGGAACTGATTTAACTATTGAACTTCCAGCAGGACATTTATGGTGTGGAGCGAGTAGCGTCAATGAAAAAGGAGACGACTTCATGGCTAATATGCCAACCGAGGAAGTTTTTACAGTCCCATTAAAAACTGGCGTAGATGGTTACGTTGCTAGTACGAAACCATTAAGTTACGGTGGTAATATTATTGATAATTTTACTGTTTCTTTTGAAAATGGACGAATTGTAAAAGTAGAAGCTGAAGAAGGTCAGCTAGTGTTGGAAGATCTTGTTGCAACAGATGAAGGCGCTCACTATTTAGGAGAAGTTGCCCTTGTTCCGCATGATTCACCAATCTCTAATTCTAACTTATTATTCTATAACACGCTCTTCGATGAGAATGCATCCAATCACTTAGCAATTGGTAGTGCATATGCATTTTGTCTAAAAGGTGGCAAAACGATGAGTCGTGAGGAGCTTGCTAAAAACGGGCTAAACGATAGTATTACGCATGTGGATTTTATGGTTGGTTCCGATAAAATGAATATTGATGGTGTGAAAGAAGATGGAACGACAGAACCGATCTTCCGCAACGGTAACTGGGCATTCTAA